In Methylocystis echinoides, one genomic interval encodes:
- a CDS encoding flagellar basal body-associated FliL family protein, translating into MAETDRQSTDAPAGWRQLLIPLIAVTVVGGGGGGFLGYALLASKDSAKAELPEAGGRAPAKEPAEAGADGHGAPKESAQGDHAGKAHGHDAAKGKEAAQPAAPAQLKVRELPPVVANLGGEKRALVRIQSAIVYDAGELEHLDTLIPMLMSDMTAFIGTLDLPAIEGPDGLRRLQEELTERAATRSERRIRELIIEALVVQ; encoded by the coding sequence ATGGCGGAGACCGATCGACAGTCGACAGACGCGCCAGCCGGATGGCGGCAATTGCTGATCCCACTCATCGCCGTCACCGTCGTGGGCGGCGGCGGCGGCGGCTTTCTCGGCTATGCGCTCTTGGCCTCGAAAGACTCCGCGAAGGCGGAACTGCCCGAGGCGGGCGGGCGCGCGCCCGCAAAGGAGCCGGCAGAGGCTGGAGCGGACGGACACGGCGCCCCCAAAGAAAGCGCCCAGGGCGACCATGCTGGCAAGGCCCATGGCCACGACGCGGCGAAAGGCAAGGAAGCAGCGCAGCCAGCCGCGCCGGCGCAGCTGAAGGTGAGGGAGTTGCCTCCCGTCGTCGCCAATCTGGGCGGCGAGAAGCGCGCATTGGTGCGCATCCAATCCGCCATCGTCTACGACGCGGGCGAGCTGGAACATCTCGATACGCTCATCCCCATGCTGATGTCGGACATGACAGCCTTCATCGGCACCTTGGACCTCCCGGCCATTGAAGGTCCCGACGGCTTACGGCGGCTGCAGGAAGAATTGACGGAGCGCGCCGCCACGCGTTCGGAACGCCGCATCCGGGAGCTGATCATCGAGGCTTTGGTCGTCCAATGA
- a CDS encoding flagellar basal body L-ring protein FlgH — MTRLTLACALSLAAAGCATDPRDFAREPLMSPVGSGLNFYDDQLPVGTLRGASLGPGMQLDENRVNLFKDVKAMSVGDVVTVVISMDDRAVLGNSTDRSREAKIKSKWTFLLDLVPALGGLASSQTKQTGAWQNDIDNKSETQGQGTINRSEQIKFTLAAVVTAVMPNGNLVLHGSQEIRVNSELRILTIGGIARPRDINKDNSISYDKIAEARVSYGGRGRLSEVQQPAWGQQLYDTFVPF; from the coding sequence ATGACGCGCTTGACGCTCGCCTGCGCGCTCTCTCTTGCGGCCGCAGGCTGCGCGACCGACCCCCGCGACTTTGCGCGCGAGCCGCTGATGTCGCCGGTCGGCTCCGGCCTCAATTTCTACGATGACCAATTGCCTGTCGGAACGCTGCGCGGCGCCTCGCTCGGGCCCGGCATGCAGCTCGACGAAAACCGCGTGAACCTTTTCAAGGACGTCAAGGCGATGAGCGTCGGCGACGTCGTCACGGTGGTCATTTCAATGGACGACCGCGCAGTGCTCGGCAATTCGACCGACCGCTCACGGGAAGCCAAGATCAAATCCAAATGGACGTTCCTGCTCGATCTCGTTCCGGCGCTCGGCGGCCTCGCGTCGTCTCAGACGAAGCAGACGGGCGCCTGGCAAAACGATATCGACAACAAGTCCGAGACGCAGGGCCAAGGCACCATCAATCGCTCGGAGCAGATCAAATTCACGTTGGCCGCGGTGGTCACGGCCGTCATGCCGAACGGCAATCTCGTCTTGCACGGATCTCAGGAAATTCGCGTCAACAGCGAATTGCGCATCCTCACGATCGGCGGGATCGCGCGTCCGCGCGACATCAACAAGGACAATTCCATCTCCTACGACAAGATCGCCGAGGCGCGCGTCTCCTATGGTGGACGCGGGCGGCTGAGCGAAGTCCAGCAGCCCGCCTGGGGTCAGCAGCTCTACGACACTTTCGTTCCGTTCTGA
- a CDS encoding FliI/YscN family ATPase, which yields MADALTRLGDAVASFARRGARLSVSGVVTEVSPSHFRVEGLSKFLRLDDCVLLEGAGRSCHGQAIRIDRAGVLVKSFESNAGVGLGARVTRLGPIEIAPHLDWKGRVIDALGRPIDGLGPLNQGPTRGLDAPPPNPMSRARVDAPAPTGVAAIDAFTPLCRGQRVGVFAGSGVGKSTLLSMMTRSAAFDSAVICLVGERGREVRDFLAEALGQSAANAVVVVATGDESPMMRRLAPLAATAIAESYRDQGQSVLLIMDSVTRYAHALREIALAAGEPPAANGFAPSVFADIPRLLERAGPGLDGGGSITAIFSVLVDGDNHNDPIADCIRGTLDGHIVLEREIAEQGRYPAINILKSISRLADRVWSPPEREIVAKARALVARFEDTRDLRLLGGYQPGGDAELDRAVQLTPAIYKALQQAPDAPPKPNVIQELAAVLS from the coding sequence ATGGCGGACGCGCTCACGCGGCTCGGCGACGCCGTCGCCTCCTTCGCCCGCAGGGGCGCGCGGCTTTCCGTCAGCGGCGTCGTCACGGAAGTCTCGCCGTCGCATTTCCGCGTCGAGGGATTGTCGAAGTTTCTGCGCCTCGACGATTGCGTGCTGCTAGAAGGCGCCGGACGCTCCTGCCACGGCCAGGCGATTCGCATCGACCGCGCCGGGGTGCTGGTGAAATCCTTCGAAAGCAACGCCGGGGTCGGCCTCGGCGCCCGGGTCACGCGGCTGGGGCCCATCGAAATCGCGCCGCACCTGGACTGGAAGGGCCGCGTCATCGACGCGCTCGGCCGCCCCATCGACGGGCTCGGCCCGTTGAACCAGGGGCCGACGCGCGGGCTCGATGCGCCCCCGCCCAACCCGATGTCCCGCGCGCGAGTCGACGCGCCGGCGCCGACAGGCGTCGCCGCCATCGACGCATTCACGCCCCTCTGCCGCGGCCAGCGGGTCGGCGTCTTCGCCGGTTCCGGCGTGGGCAAATCCACGCTTTTGTCGATGATGACGCGCTCTGCGGCTTTCGACTCGGCGGTGATCTGCCTCGTCGGCGAGCGCGGACGCGAGGTGCGCGACTTTCTCGCCGAGGCGCTCGGCCAAAGTGCGGCCAATGCGGTCGTCGTCGTCGCGACGGGCGACGAAAGCCCGATGATGCGACGGCTGGCGCCGCTGGCCGCGACGGCCATTGCCGAAAGTTACCGCGACCAGGGCCAGTCCGTCCTGCTGATCATGGACTCCGTCACGCGCTACGCCCATGCGCTGCGCGAGATCGCGCTGGCCGCCGGCGAGCCGCCCGCGGCCAATGGCTTCGCGCCGAGCGTCTTCGCCGATATCCCCCGCCTCCTCGAACGGGCCGGCCCCGGCCTCGACGGCGGCGGCTCGATCACTGCGATCTTTTCGGTGCTGGTCGACGGCGACAATCACAATGATCCGATCGCCGACTGCATCCGCGGCACGCTCGACGGCCACATCGTTCTGGAGCGCGAGATCGCCGAACAGGGCCGCTATCCCGCGATCAATATATTGAAATCGATTTCGCGCCTCGCGGACCGCGTCTGGAGCCCGCCGGAGCGCGAGATCGTGGCGAAGGCGCGCGCGCTCGTGGCGCGCTTCGAGGATACGCGGGACCTGCGGCTGCTCGGCGGCTATCAGCCGGGCGGCGACGCGGAGCTCGACCGGGCCGTGCAGCTGACCCCGGCGATCTACAAGGCGCTGCAGCAAGCGCCGGACGCGCCGCCCAAGCCCAATGTCATTCAGGAACTCGCCGCCGTTCTCTCCTGA
- the flgF gene encoding flagellar basal-body rod protein FlgF, with product MQPAFYVTLSSQVALDKRLTTIAENVANAATIGYRATGVSFDTVLSKASPTPTAYATAGADFISRAPGALSKTDNPLDLAVVGDAWFAIQTPQGVAYTRDGRFKMLETGDVQTLLGHPVLDAGNAPIVLDPTAGAPMIFRDGMIQQGDRQFGAVGLFQIDGAATLRRGENSSVVPSIPATPIVNFTLNGVAQGHLENANISPVSELTKLILAHRSFDNAAAAYDMLDASQRAAVRTLGGA from the coding sequence ATGCAACCGGCCTTTTACGTCACGCTCTCCTCCCAGGTCGCATTGGACAAACGGTTGACGACCATCGCCGAAAATGTCGCCAACGCCGCGACCATCGGCTACCGCGCCACGGGCGTGAGCTTCGACACCGTGCTGTCCAAGGCGTCGCCGACGCCGACCGCCTACGCCACGGCCGGCGCAGATTTCATCTCCCGCGCCCCCGGCGCATTATCGAAGACCGACAATCCCTTGGACCTCGCCGTTGTCGGCGACGCCTGGTTTGCGATCCAGACGCCCCAAGGGGTCGCCTATACGCGAGACGGCCGCTTCAAAATGCTGGAGACGGGCGACGTCCAGACCCTCCTGGGCCATCCGGTGCTCGACGCAGGCAATGCGCCCATTGTGCTCGATCCGACCGCTGGCGCGCCAATGATCTTTCGCGACGGCATGATCCAGCAAGGCGACCGCCAGTTCGGCGCCGTCGGCCTGTTCCAGATCGACGGGGCGGCGACTCTGCGGCGCGGCGAAAATTCGAGCGTCGTTCCGTCGATTCCGGCGACGCCGATCGTGAACTTCACGCTCAACGGCGTGGCGCAGGGCCATCTCGAGAACGCCAATATCAGCCCGGTGAGCGAGTTGACGAAGTTGATTTTGGCGCATCGCAGCTTCGATAACGCCGCCGCGGCCTACGACATGCTCGACGCCTCGCAGCGCGCCGCCGTCCGCACGCTCGGCGGCGCCTGA
- a CDS encoding FecR domain-containing protein, which produces MFKNIREKLLFASVAAAAAVMACGAWAYDSIGVASYVRNDVNGVLPTRTALINVGEGIVRDEIIKTTPDSAAKVVFTDNTNLSIGPSSVVKLDKFVFSGESSYQKATINIAKGALRFTTGSSDKHAYEIKSPVATIGVRGTVFEFSYSGSGRRETVGETCAGGKNCKSKCSDIGAGQSATIQGKEGRSVINVLDGVVHVCSLTAAQFGPPNQMIDCAGAMCTAETFAEAQQLGIPGEGLGSILAPAAAAAAIGGGIGGGLAGQNNNAPLTFPPRINQPYPATSTGQQQPNN; this is translated from the coding sequence ATGTTCAAAAATATTCGTGAGAAATTGCTTTTCGCCAGCGTCGCGGCCGCGGCCGCGGTCATGGCTTGCGGCGCCTGGGCTTATGACAGCATCGGCGTCGCTTCCTATGTGCGCAATGACGTTAATGGCGTGCTGCCAACCCGGACGGCGCTGATCAACGTCGGCGAGGGCATCGTCCGGGACGAGATCATCAAGACGACCCCCGACAGCGCGGCGAAGGTCGTTTTCACCGACAACACCAATCTGTCCATCGGGCCGAGTTCGGTGGTGAAGCTGGATAAATTCGTCTTTTCGGGAGAGTCGAGCTACCAGAAGGCGACGATCAATATCGCCAAGGGCGCGCTGCGCTTCACGACCGGCAGTTCGGACAAGCACGCCTATGAGATAAAGTCCCCGGTCGCCACCATCGGCGTGCGCGGCACCGTCTTCGAATTCTCCTATTCCGGCTCCGGCCGCAGAGAAACGGTCGGAGAGACCTGCGCCGGCGGCAAGAACTGCAAATCGAAATGCTCGGACATTGGCGCCGGACAAAGCGCGACCATTCAGGGCAAAGAGGGCAGGTCGGTGATCAACGTCCTCGATGGCGTCGTTCACGTCTGTTCGCTGACGGCGGCGCAATTCGGGCCGCCCAACCAGATGATCGATTGCGCCGGGGCCATGTGCACGGCCGAGACCTTTGCTGAGGCCCAGCAACTGGGGATCCCCGGCGAGGGTTTGGGCTCGATCCTCGCGCCCGCCGCCGCAGCCGCAGCGATCGGCGGCGGAATCGGGGGCGGATTGGCCGGGCAGAACAACAACGCGCCGCTGACCTTCCCGCCGCGGATCAACCAGCCGTACCCTGCGACGTCGACGGGACAACAGCAGCCGAACAACTAA
- a CDS encoding YdcF family protein, with the protein MFVRIAGRVCLAAALLSLPYGFLAFDAFSAPPAQSIESAAAAVVFTGAHERIDAGLQLAASGAAPRLFISGANSRAGIFPGRFAPLFAERNPNIKDLPRLLACCVELGEMADNTAANALETRTWLQQRKIEGPVLLITSRLHMARALALLSATLGQQRIIPYPVEDALNGDPLRERAEEYAKYLATLVLVKLPLLVKLPWIFDAKRLASDSA; encoded by the coding sequence ATGTTCGTACGGATCGCCGGACGCGTCTGCCTCGCCGCCGCCCTGCTCAGCCTGCCCTACGGTTTTCTGGCGTTCGACGCCTTCAGCGCGCCGCCGGCCCAGTCCATCGAGTCTGCGGCGGCGGCCGTTGTTTTCACGGGCGCTCACGAGCGCATCGACGCCGGGCTCCAACTCGCCGCCTCCGGCGCGGCGCCGCGTCTGTTCATTTCCGGCGCAAACAGTCGCGCCGGCATTTTTCCCGGGCGGTTCGCGCCGCTCTTCGCCGAGCGCAACCCCAATATCAAAGACCTGCCGCGGCTCCTGGCCTGCTGCGTCGAGTTGGGCGAAATGGCCGACAACACCGCCGCCAACGCTCTTGAAACGCGGACCTGGCTGCAGCAGCGGAAAATCGAGGGTCCCGTGCTGCTGATTACGTCCCGCCTTCACATGGCGCGCGCGCTGGCGCTCTTATCGGCGACGCTGGGACAGCAGCGAATTATCCCCTATCCGGTCGAGGATGCGCTCAACGGCGATCCCCTGCGGGAGAGGGCCGAAGAATATGCAAAGTATCTGGCGACGCTTGTGCTGGTGAAGCTGCCCTTGCTGGTGAAGCTGCCCTGGATCTTCGACGCGAAGCGGCTTGCGAGCGATTCCGCTTAA
- a CDS encoding UDP-glucose/GDP-mannose dehydrogenase family protein — translation MNITMIGSGYVGLVSGACFADFGHNVICVDSDAGKIERLKRNEIPIYEPGLDELVANNVKQGRLAFTTELAPAVKGADAVFIAVGTPSRRGDGHADLSYVYAAAKTIASALDGFTVVVNKSTVPVGTGDEVERIIREVNPKADFAVVSNPEFLREGAAIEDFKRPDRVVIGVEEPRAREVMEEIYRPLSLNAPPLVFVGRRTSELTKYAANAFLATKITFINEIADLCEKVGADVQEVARGIGLDKRIGSKFLHAGPGYGGSCFPKDTLALIKTGQDEGSSLRIVETVVAVNDSRKRAMARKIIHALGGSVRGKRIALLGLAFKPNTDDMRDAPSLAIVASLAGDGAEVHAYDPESMAQARPLMPEVIFHEDAYSAIEGADALAIVTEWDAFRALDLERVKRLLKQPILVDLRNVYRPADARRHGFAYVSVGRR, via the coding sequence ATGAACATTACGATGATCGGCTCCGGCTATGTGGGACTCGTTTCCGGGGCGTGCTTTGCGGACTTTGGCCACAATGTGATTTGCGTCGATTCCGACGCCGGCAAAATCGAGCGGTTGAAGCGTAACGAGATTCCGATTTACGAACCGGGCCTCGACGAACTCGTCGCCAATAACGTCAAACAGGGCCGCCTCGCCTTCACGACCGAACTCGCGCCCGCCGTGAAAGGCGCCGATGCGGTGTTCATCGCCGTCGGCACGCCATCGCGCCGCGGCGACGGGCACGCCGATCTTTCTTACGTTTACGCCGCCGCCAAGACGATCGCCTCGGCGCTCGACGGGTTTACCGTCGTCGTCAACAAATCGACCGTGCCGGTCGGCACCGGCGACGAGGTGGAGCGCATCATTCGCGAGGTGAATCCGAAAGCCGACTTCGCGGTCGTCTCCAACCCGGAATTCCTGCGCGAGGGCGCCGCCATCGAGGACTTCAAACGCCCCGACCGCGTGGTGATCGGGGTCGAGGAGCCGCGCGCCCGCGAGGTCATGGAGGAGATCTATCGGCCGCTGTCGCTCAACGCGCCGCCGCTCGTCTTCGTCGGCCGCCGCACTTCGGAACTCACCAAATACGCCGCCAACGCCTTTCTGGCGACCAAGATCACCTTCATCAACGAGATTGCGGACCTTTGCGAGAAGGTCGGCGCCGACGTTCAAGAGGTCGCCCGCGGCATCGGCCTCGACAAGCGCATCGGCTCGAAGTTTCTGCACGCCGGGCCGGGCTACGGCGGCTCCTGCTTCCCCAAGGACACGCTGGCGCTCATCAAGACGGGACAGGACGAGGGATCGAGCCTGCGCATTGTCGAGACGGTCGTCGCCGTCAATGACTCGCGCAAGCGCGCCATGGCGCGCAAGATCATCCATGCGCTCGGCGGCTCGGTGCGCGGCAAGCGCATCGCGCTCTTGGGACTCGCCTTCAAGCCCAACACCGACGACATGCGCGACGCGCCGTCCCTGGCGATCGTCGCCTCGCTCGCCGGCGACGGCGCCGAGGTGCACGCCTATGATCCCGAGAGCATGGCGCAGGCGCGGCCGCTGATGCCGGAGGTGATCTTCCACGAGGACGCCTATTCGGCGATCGAGGGCGCCGACGCGCTGGCGATCGTGACGGAATGGGACGCGTTCCGCGCGCTCGATCTCGAGCGCGTCAAGCGCCTGCTCAAGCAGCCCATCCTCGTCGATCTGCGCAACGTTTACCGCCCGGCGGACGCCCGCAGGCATGGCTTCGCCTATGTGAGCGTCGGACGCAGGTGA
- a CDS encoding fatty acid desaturase, producing MAILKTQAKEKGYFKVPAWEQALRCVEVVAVPALAFFLLSKGGAFALAGALLLGMHYPRTAYLGHDLAHNHWGPRDDAKPRFMLGVVALFQGFGSAWWIEKHELHHSFPNGCRVGEDGVLVPIDGDIDSVPWIVWDKALVDYNSKACKSTWQRLLSYVMPRFQVPLFFPLLSLARFNWSWQSIETAARRGLNLEAALCVAHWALGLTLAGFLTPGPAWTGWLWFLCAQLLGGFILAFVFVLNHTGMEVYDATEAKGFYDRQARSTRNTPTSAFLDWLTGGLNSQIEHHMYPTMARRNLPKMREATRKAMIDCGYVYEELKNGEAMAAVLLALGEAARA from the coding sequence ATGGCAATACTGAAAACTCAGGCGAAGGAAAAGGGTTATTTTAAAGTGCCCGCATGGGAGCAGGCGCTCCGTTGCGTTGAAGTCGTGGCCGTCCCGGCGCTTGCCTTTTTTCTGCTCTCGAAGGGCGGCGCCTTCGCCCTCGCCGGCGCGCTTCTCCTGGGGATGCATTACCCGCGCACCGCCTATCTCGGCCACGACCTCGCCCATAATCACTGGGGACCGCGAGACGACGCGAAACCGCGCTTCATGCTCGGCGTCGTGGCGCTATTTCAGGGGTTCGGCTCCGCCTGGTGGATCGAGAAGCATGAATTGCACCATTCTTTCCCCAACGGCTGCCGCGTGGGCGAAGACGGCGTGCTGGTCCCGATCGACGGCGACATCGATTCCGTGCCGTGGATCGTCTGGGACAAAGCGCTCGTCGACTATAACAGCAAGGCGTGCAAATCGACCTGGCAACGGCTTCTCTCCTATGTGATGCCGCGCTTTCAGGTGCCGCTGTTCTTCCCGCTGCTCTCGCTCGCCCGTTTCAATTGGAGCTGGCAGAGCATCGAGACCGCTGCGCGCCGGGGACTGAACCTCGAGGCGGCGCTTTGCGTCGCCCATTGGGCGCTCGGACTGACGCTCGCGGGCTTTCTGACGCCGGGCCCGGCCTGGACGGGCTGGCTCTGGTTTCTCTGCGCGCAACTGCTCGGCGGATTTATCCTCGCCTTCGTCTTCGTCCTCAATCACACCGGGATGGAGGTCTATGACGCGACAGAGGCGAAAGGCTTTTATGACCGGCAGGCGCGCTCGACGCGCAACACGCCGACCTCCGCTTTTCTGGACTGGCTGACCGGCGGCCTCAACAGCCAGATCGAACATCACATGTACCCCACGATGGCCCGCCGCAATCTGCCCAAGATGCGCGAAGCCACCCGCAAAGCCATGATCGATTGCGGCTACGTTTACGAGGAGTTGAAGAACGGCGAGGCCATGGCCGCCGTTCTCCTCGCGCTCGGCGAGGCGGCCAGGGCCTGA
- the ftsH gene encoding ATP-dependent zinc metalloprotease FtsH: MAEANNKREWRFDLGYFLLAAIAILVFQQLWETYGETNVVPYSEFYDLLREGKLADVQVGDRAVRATLKAPLPDGKKQVVAVRVDPNFAQELEAAKVVYSGQVQQGWISTLLSWVVPAAIFFFIWSYLARRVGQGLGSVMSVGQSRAKIFVETDIKVGFKDVAGVDEAKEELQEIVAFLKDPVTYGRLGAHVPKGILLVGPPGTGKTLLARAVAGEAGVPFFSINGSEFVEMFVGVGAARVRDLFNQARGAAPCIIFIDELDALGRARGISGLSGGHDEKEQTLNQLLSELDGFDPTVGVVLLAATNRPEVLDPALLRAGRFDRQISVDRPDKNGRLAILGVHLTRIKLAPDVDPAKIAAMTPGFTGADIANLVNEAAMLATRRKASAVTLEDFTAAIERLLAGPEKRKRILNPREKRIVAYHEMGHAIVAMALPDVDPIKKVSIVPRGIGALGYTMQMPTEDRYLMTRSELVNRMTVLLGGRAAEMLVFKEATTGAADDLQRATEMARAMVTRYGMEQEIGQASFVVERPRYLDLQGLGPQQSEMSDETNARIDGAINSLVEQAFRRAMEILAGCATVHVDWAERLLDQETFGESDLAKIYAEVRGAMQSRNAAAS; this comes from the coding sequence ATGGCGGAGGCGAACAATAAAAGGGAGTGGCGCTTCGATCTCGGCTATTTCCTCCTGGCCGCGATCGCCATTTTGGTCTTTCAGCAACTCTGGGAGACCTATGGGGAAACCAACGTCGTCCCCTACAGCGAATTTTACGATCTCCTGCGGGAGGGCAAGCTCGCCGACGTCCAGGTCGGCGACCGAGCCGTGCGCGCGACGCTGAAAGCGCCGCTGCCCGATGGCAAGAAACAAGTGGTTGCGGTCCGGGTCGATCCGAATTTCGCGCAGGAGCTCGAGGCCGCCAAAGTCGTCTATTCGGGACAGGTCCAGCAAGGCTGGATCTCGACGCTTCTGTCGTGGGTCGTCCCGGCCGCCATTTTCTTTTTCATCTGGAGTTATCTCGCTCGGCGGGTCGGGCAGGGCCTCGGCTCGGTGATGTCGGTCGGCCAGAGCCGCGCCAAGATCTTCGTGGAGACCGACATCAAAGTCGGTTTCAAGGACGTCGCCGGCGTCGACGAAGCCAAGGAAGAACTTCAGGAAATCGTCGCCTTCCTGAAAGATCCCGTCACTTATGGGCGTCTCGGCGCCCATGTGCCCAAAGGCATCCTGCTCGTCGGGCCGCCGGGTACCGGCAAGACTTTGCTCGCGCGCGCCGTCGCCGGAGAGGCGGGCGTCCCGTTCTTCTCGATCAACGGCTCAGAATTCGTGGAGATGTTCGTCGGTGTCGGCGCCGCGCGCGTGCGTGATCTGTTCAATCAGGCGCGCGGGGCGGCGCCTTGCATCATCTTCATCGACGAACTCGACGCGCTGGGCCGCGCCCGCGGCATTTCCGGGCTGAGCGGCGGGCACGACGAAAAGGAGCAGACGCTCAATCAGCTGTTGAGCGAACTCGACGGATTCGACCCGACGGTCGGCGTCGTCCTCCTCGCCGCCACAAACCGCCCGGAAGTGCTCGACCCGGCGCTCTTGAGGGCGGGCCGTTTCGACCGTCAGATTTCGGTTGATCGACCCGACAAGAACGGCCGTCTCGCCATCCTCGGCGTGCATCTGACGCGCATCAAGCTCGCGCCAGACGTCGATCCGGCGAAAATCGCAGCCATGACCCCGGGTTTCACGGGCGCCGACATCGCCAATCTCGTCAATGAGGCGGCGATGCTCGCGACGCGGCGCAAGGCCAGCGCCGTCACGCTCGAAGACTTCACGGCGGCGATCGAGCGTCTGCTCGCGGGGCCGGAGAAGCGCAAGCGTATTCTCAATCCCCGTGAAAAGCGCATCGTCGCCTATCACGAGATGGGCCACGCCATCGTCGCCATGGCGCTGCCGGACGTCGATCCGATCAAGAAGGTCTCGATCGTGCCGCGCGGAATCGGAGCGCTCGGCTACACCATGCAAATGCCGACCGAAGACCGCTATCTGATGACGCGCAGCGAACTCGTGAATCGCATGACCGTGCTGCTCGGCGGGCGGGCGGCGGAAATGCTCGTCTTCAAGGAGGCGACGACGGGCGCCGCCGACGATTTGCAGCGCGCAACGGAGATGGCGCGCGCCATGGTCACGCGCTACGGCATGGAACAGGAGATCGGCCAGGCGTCGTTCGTCGTCGAGCGCCCGCGTTATCTCGATCTCCAGGGCCTTGGCCCGCAGCAATCCGAAATGAGCGACGAGACCAATGCGCGGATCGACGGCGCCATCAACAGTCTCGTCGAACAAGCCTTCCGTCGCGCGATGGAGATCCTCGCGGGCTGCGCGACGGTGCATGTCGATTGGGCCGAGCGCCTGCTCGATCAGGAAACCTTCGGCGAGAGCGATCTCGCCAAGATTTACGCCGAGGTGAGAGGCGCGATGCAAAGCCGCAATGCTGCGGCTTCTTGA
- the glf gene encoding UDP-galactopyranose mutase — protein sequence MARYCVVGAGLSGAVVARALGEAGHAVLVVDERTRIGGNCATERDAATGIMAHLYGPHIFHTSDEAVWRYVQRFCTMMPYAHRVQAVARGRVYSLPINLLTINQFFHTTMSPSQARAFIQERAVNNLSPRNFQEQAHAMIGKELYEAFFEGYTRKQWGLEPVDLPASVLKRLPLRFDYDDSYFAHRYQGMPKDGYTPFIAAILDAPNVELRRETTFESLSESFEHVLYSGPIDRFFDFRLGRLNYRTLDFEKFHSPGDFQGTAVMNYCDAGVPFTRITEHKHFAPWEKQNFENTICYREYSRDCRPTDIPYYPIRQAKEQRLLQDYISLARETRGVSFIGRLGTYRYLDMDVTIGEALSAAGVVLECIAGGAAPPSFFIDPEH from the coding sequence TTGGCGCGATATTGTGTTGTCGGAGCCGGGCTCAGCGGCGCCGTGGTCGCCCGCGCCCTGGGCGAAGCCGGGCATGCCGTGCTCGTCGTGGACGAACGGACGCGCATCGGCGGGAATTGCGCAACCGAGCGCGACGCCGCGACCGGAATCATGGCGCATCTCTACGGACCGCATATCTTTCATACTTCCGACGAGGCGGTCTGGCGCTATGTGCAGCGCTTTTGCACGATGATGCCCTATGCGCACCGGGTTCAAGCGGTGGCCCGCGGGCGCGTCTATTCGCTGCCGATCAATCTCTTGACCATCAACCAGTTCTTCCACACGACGATGAGCCCTTCGCAGGCGCGCGCTTTTATTCAGGAGAGGGCCGTCAACAACTTGTCGCCGCGCAATTTCCAAGAGCAGGCGCACGCCATGATTGGCAAGGAGCTCTACGAGGCGTTCTTCGAAGGATATACACGCAAGCAATGGGGACTCGAGCCCGTCGACTTGCCGGCCTCGGTTCTCAAGCGTCTGCCCTTGCGCTTCGATTACGACGACAGCTATTTCGCGCATCGCTATCAGGGCATGCCGAAGGACGGCTACACCCCGTTTATCGCCGCGATTTTGGATGCGCCGAATGTCGAACTGCGCCGGGAGACGACCTTCGAGTCCCTGTCCGAAAGCTTCGAACACGTTCTTTACAGCGGCCCCATCGACCGCTTTTTCGACTTCCGTCTCGGCCGGCTCAACTACCGCACCTTGGACTTCGAAAAATTTCACTCACCGGGAGACTTTCAGGGAACGGCGGTGATGAATTATTGCGACGCCGGCGTCCCTTTCACGCGCATTACCGAACACAAGCATTTCGCGCCCTGGGAGAAGCAGAATTTCGAAAACACGATTTGCTACCGCGAATATAGCCGCGACTGCAGGCCGACCGACATTCCCTATTACCCGATCCGGCAGGCGAAGGAGCAACGACTGCTGCAGGATTATATCAGCCTGGCGCGGGAAACCCGCGGCGTCAGCTTCATCGGCCGTCTCGGGACCTATCGCTATCTCGACATGGACGTGACGATCGGAGAAGCCTTGTCGGCCGCGGGGGTGGTGCTGGAATGCATTGCCGGGGGCGCCGCTCCGCCATCCTTTTTCATCGATCCGGAGCATTGA